In Nicotiana tabacum cultivar K326 chromosome 11, ASM71507v2, whole genome shotgun sequence, a single window of DNA contains:
- the LOC142165976 gene encoding uncharacterized protein LOC142165976: protein MDKVQLIRQRLLTAQSRQKSYADKKRRDIVFTIGDKVFLRVSPMKDVMRFGKRGRLSPRFVGPYEILDRVGDVAYRLELPPELSFIHQVFHVSKLRKYISDSSHVLEASTIPLDEKLSYEEELMAIVDRQVRKLRSKEIMFVKVIWRNHTAEEATWEVEKDMQTKYPHLFQSIGMKLMGRNPFGPKWREIEKKNKGFGKERTLQSS, encoded by the exons ATGGACAAGGTCCAATTGATCAGACAGAGATTGCTTACAGCTCAAAGCAGACAAAAATCTTATGCGGATAAGAAAAGAAGAGATATAGTGTTCACAATTGGGGACAAAGTATTCCTACGAGTCTCTCCTATGAAAGATGTGATGCGATTTGGAAAAAGAGGCAGATTGAGCCCCAGATTTGTAGGACCGTATGAGATactagaccgagtgggagatgtggcttatcGTTTGGAACTTCCTCCTGAGTTGTCTTTTATTCATCAAGTATTTCATGTCTCTAAGCTTAGAAAATATATATCGGATTCCTCTCATGTGCTTGAAGCATCGACTATACCGCTTGATGAGAAGTTGTCTTACGAGGAAGAGCTGATGGCAATTGTTGATAGACAAGTAAGAAAGCTACGGTCAAAGGAAATTATGTTCGTGAAAGTCATATGGAGAAATCATACCGCTGAAGAAGCTACCTGGGAAGTAGAAAAAGATATGCAAACGAAGTATCCCCATTTATTTCAGTCTATAG GGATGAAATTAATGGGCCGTAACCCATTTGGTCCAAAGTGGCGTGAGATAGAAAAGAAGAACAAGGGATTTGGGAAAGAAAGAACCCTTCAGTCATCGTAA
- the LOC107759939 gene encoding tetraspanin-2-like: MTNLSNNITAFLNFLAFMCSIPIIASGTWLASKPDNECIHWLRWPVIFIGIAIMLVSLTGFVGAYWKKEGLLGVYLVCMAILIVLLLVLLVLAFVVTGPTGSYMVPGRAYREYRLEGFSYWLRDHITSADNWGNIRACLADSGICPRLNNQYVSAEQFFAADLSPIQSGCCKPPTICGYQYMTPIMWTNPTNAIVDADCSIWNNDPSQLCYNCDSCRAGLLGNLRKEWRKSNLILIITLVILIWVYLIGCCAYKNTLTKPHSKK; the protein is encoded by the exons ATGACTAATTTGAGCAATAACATAACAGCATTCTTGAACTTTTTGGCATTCATGTGCTCCATCCCTATAATCGCATCAGGGACCTGGCTAGCTTCAAAGCCCGACAATGAATGCATCCACTGGCTCCGATGGCCGGTTATCTTCATCGGAATTGCTATCATGTTGGTCTCTTTGACTGGCTTTGTCGGAGCTTACTGGAAAAAGGAAGGCCTTCTAGGTGTCTACTTGGTTTGCATGGCGATTCTCATCGTCCTTCTCCTTGTACTCCTCGTGCTCGCCTTTGTCGTCACAGGCCCAACTGGCTCCTATATGGTCCCCGGAAGGGCATACCGTGAGTACAGGCTTGAAGGATTTTCTTACTGGTTGAGGGATCATATTACTAGTGCTGATAATTGGGGGAATATTAGGGCATGTTTGGCTGATTCTGGTATTTGTCCTAGACTTAACAATCAGTATGTCTCTGCTGAACAGTTCTTTGCTGCTGATCTTTCCCCTATTCAG TCTGGATGTTGTAAGCCTCCTACAATCTGTGGATACCAGTATATGACCCCAATCATGTGGACTAACCCAACAAACGCAATAGTAGATGCTGATTGCTCCATCTGGAACAATGACCCTAGCCAATTATGTTACAATTGTGATTCTTGCAGAGCTGGCCTACTCGGAAACCTCAGAAAAGAATGGAGGAAATCTAATCTCATTCTCATCATAACTTTGGTTATTCTCATATGGGTTTATCTCATTGGTTGTTGTGCTTACAAAAACACCCTAACTAAACCACATTCCAAAAAATAG